In the Corynebacterium suedekumii genome, one interval contains:
- the panB gene encoding 3-methyl-2-oxobutanoate hydroxymethyltransferase — MSARMRTRHFAQAKAEGRKISCLTSYDALTAAIFDEAGIDLLLVGDSAANVVLGQASTLSITTDEMLSMSRAVAGAVERAFVVADLPFGTYEEGPAQALATAVRFMKETGVHGVKLEGGVEVADTIRTLVDAGIPVVGHIGFTPQSEHTLGGYVVQGRGGAAEKLRADARAVAEAGAFAVVLEMIPADVAAQVTAELDIVTIGIGAGNATDGQVLVWTDAFGLGRGKTPSFVRRYADLGSVLLDAARAYKADVEDASFPAESESF; from the coding sequence ATGTCAGCCCGGATGCGCACCCGACACTTCGCCCAGGCCAAGGCCGAGGGGCGGAAGATCTCCTGCCTCACCAGCTATGATGCCCTGACGGCGGCCATCTTCGACGAGGCGGGGATCGACCTGCTGCTCGTCGGCGACTCCGCCGCGAACGTGGTGCTGGGTCAGGCGTCGACGCTGTCGATCACCACCGACGAGATGCTCTCGATGTCGCGGGCGGTCGCCGGGGCCGTGGAGCGCGCCTTCGTCGTCGCCGACCTGCCCTTCGGCACCTACGAGGAGGGTCCGGCCCAGGCGCTGGCGACGGCGGTGCGCTTCATGAAGGAGACCGGCGTCCACGGCGTCAAACTCGAGGGCGGCGTCGAGGTCGCGGACACGATCCGCACGCTCGTCGACGCCGGCATCCCGGTCGTGGGCCACATCGGCTTCACCCCGCAGTCCGAGCACACCCTCGGCGGTTACGTGGTCCAGGGCCGGGGCGGGGCCGCGGAGAAGCTGCGTGCCGACGCCCGCGCGGTCGCCGAGGCCGGCGCCTTCGCGGTGGTCCTGGAGATGATCCCCGCGGACGTCGCCGCCCAGGTCACCGCCGAGCTGGACATCGTCACCATCGGCATCGGCGCCGGCAACGCCACCGACGGCCAGGTGCTGGTGTGGACCGACGCCTTCGGCCTCGGTCGGGGCAAGACCCCGTCATTCGTGCGCCGCTACGCCGACCTCGGCTCCGTGCTTCTCGACGCCGCCCGCGCCTACAAGGCCGACGTCGAGGACGCCTCCTTCCCCGCCGAGTCCGAGTCCTTCTGA
- a CDS encoding gamma carbonic anhydrase family protein, translating into MIIPFEGTTPRIHPTAWVAPTAVIIGDVEIGPDASVFYGCVLRGDVNAIRVGARSNIQDNSVLHVDRDAPCTLGEDVTVGHMALVHGSTVGDGTLVGMKSTLLSRSRIGSGALIAAGAVVLEGFEVPDHMLAAGVPAKLRRELEPEQYEGFIPHAGRYVELSKKHAEL; encoded by the coding sequence ATGATCATTCCCTTCGAGGGGACGACCCCGCGCATCCACCCGACCGCCTGGGTCGCCCCCACCGCCGTGATCATCGGTGACGTGGAGATCGGCCCGGACGCCTCCGTGTTCTACGGCTGCGTCCTCCGCGGTGACGTCAACGCCATCCGCGTTGGCGCCCGCTCCAACATCCAGGACAACTCCGTCCTCCACGTCGACCGCGACGCCCCCTGCACCCTCGGCGAGGACGTCACCGTCGGCCACATGGCCCTGGTCCACGGCTCGACCGTCGGCGACGGCACCCTCGTGGGCATGAAGTCCACCCTGCTCTCCCGGTCCCGGATCGGTTCCGGGGCGCTCATCGCCGCCGGCGCCGTGGTGCTCGAAGGATTTGAGGTGCCCGACCACATGCTCGCCGCCGGCGTGCCCGCCAAGCTCCGCCGGGAGCTGGAGCCCGAGCAGTACGAGGGGTTCATCCCGCACGCCGGCCGCTACGTCGAGCTGTCGAAGAAGCACGCCGAACTCTAG
- a CDS encoding NAD-dependent deacylase — MEDAFSHALGLARDARRIEVFTGAGMSAESGLDTFRDAQTGLWTHVDPVAMASVGSWARDPEPMWAWYLWRAQKCRQVEPNAGHRAIAEWAGLPDTTVTVTTQNIDDLHERGGAEDVVHLHGSLFDYRCTICSRPWRGQVEFPAEPVDRLAPPECPLCGNLIRPGVVWFGEALPEKAWARAEARMESADLVIIVGTSGVVQPAAALPLLAVQRGTPVIEISPEPTELTRFADVSWRTTAARGLPELVLGLTLG; from the coding sequence ATGGAGGACGCCTTCTCGCACGCCCTGGGCCTGGCCCGCGACGCCCGCCGCATCGAGGTGTTCACCGGTGCGGGCATGTCGGCCGAATCGGGGCTGGACACGTTCCGCGATGCGCAGACGGGCCTGTGGACGCATGTGGATCCGGTGGCGATGGCGTCGGTAGGCTCCTGGGCGCGTGACCCCGAACCGATGTGGGCCTGGTACCTGTGGCGCGCCCAGAAGTGCCGGCAGGTCGAACCCAACGCCGGGCACCGCGCGATCGCCGAGTGGGCCGGGCTGCCGGACACGACGGTGACGGTGACCACCCAGAACATCGACGACCTGCACGAACGCGGCGGCGCGGAGGACGTGGTCCACCTGCACGGTTCCCTGTTCGACTACCGCTGCACCATCTGTTCCCGCCCCTGGCGCGGGCAGGTCGAGTTCCCCGCCGAGCCCGTCGACCGGCTCGCACCCCCGGAGTGCCCGCTTTGCGGCAACCTCATCCGTCCCGGCGTGGTGTGGTTCGGGGAGGCGCTGCCGGAGAAGGCGTGGGCGCGTGCGGAGGCCCGCATGGAGTCCGCCGACCTCGTCATCATCGTGGGCACCTCCGGTGTCGTGCAGCCGGCCGCCGCCCTGCCCCTGCTCGCCGTCCAGCGCGGCACCCCGGTCATCGAGATCTCCCCCGAACCGACCGAGCTCACCCGCTTCGCCGATGTGTCCTGGCGCACGACCGCGGCCCGGGGGCTGCCGGAACTGGTGCTGGGCCTTACTCTGGGGTGA
- a CDS encoding HAD family hydrolase, producing MTALLFGLPGVLMRPRTEADRRLIERTVGGDERIWPIYHDLRPAYDSGDVSDERFWRQLQVRADLAPFDIMEAIAADHETVLVADEEMRTVVTELVDADRCCGILANLPCSLAKLVRAEHPWIERVDAVTFSCDIGVAAPDPRAFAVAVDALGVHARDTVFLDTDPAHLAAATDAGLRAVPFTGPDSVREVLT from the coding sequence ATGACTGCCCTGTTGTTCGGACTGCCCGGAGTGCTCATGCGGCCCCGGACGGAGGCGGACCGGCGTCTCATCGAGCGCACCGTCGGCGGCGACGAGCGCATCTGGCCGATCTACCATGACCTGCGTCCCGCCTACGACAGTGGCGACGTCAGCGATGAACGTTTCTGGCGTCAGCTGCAGGTCCGCGCGGACCTGGCTCCCTTCGACATCATGGAGGCCATCGCCGCCGACCACGAGACCGTGCTCGTCGCTGATGAGGAGATGAGGACGGTGGTCACGGAGCTGGTCGACGCCGACCGCTGCTGCGGCATCCTGGCCAATCTGCCGTGCAGCCTGGCGAAACTGGTGCGCGCGGAGCATCCGTGGATCGAGCGTGTCGACGCCGTCACCTTCTCCTGCGACATCGGCGTCGCCGCCCCCGACCCCCGCGCCTTCGCCGTCGCCGTCGACGCGCTCGGCGTCCACGCCCGGGACACCGTCTTCCTCGACACCGATCCCGCCCACCTGGCCGCCGCCACGGATGCCGGGTTGCGCGCCGTGCCCTTCACCGGCCCCGACTCCGTCCGAGAGGTCCTGACATGA
- a CDS encoding ROK family protein has translation MTTAGTVFSRPRTPAAKCLHLIRQQQTVTRSELVDATGLSQPTITRAVSSLIDAGLVHQRTDLTRSQGRGRPTIPLELAPGPWVLAGIAVGTSTTYIGLFDARGRTIRDADVPTPVARLSESDFIEHVMAGLNRLTAGLDRPLVSVGVTTSGRVSGDGVVDAPNLGWHGVDVAERLRYQFSVPVVVSAAVPAILGSEIQSADLPAGSPATMALFADDSLGAAIADDDGVAQIALPPSAEELSTAGVLQGRFESLSEAVLVDDARPLLDDRARRLGTLAANLAQEHRPATIVVAGSAFIDDPAAPKLFAGEVRNRLGGTGVELRMIPTHREIVRAIARAVALDQLLREPLGLVSVGSH, from the coding sequence ATGACCACCGCAGGCACCGTCTTCTCCCGACCGCGCACCCCCGCGGCGAAGTGCCTGCATCTCATCCGTCAGCAGCAGACCGTCACCCGCAGCGAACTCGTCGACGCCACCGGCCTGTCGCAGCCGACGATCACCCGCGCGGTCTCCTCGCTCATCGACGCCGGCCTGGTCCACCAGCGCACCGACCTCACCCGTTCCCAGGGCCGGGGCCGCCCCACCATCCCCCTGGAGCTCGCGCCGGGGCCGTGGGTGCTCGCCGGCATCGCCGTGGGCACCTCCACCACCTACATCGGGCTTTTCGACGCCCGGGGGCGCACCATCCGCGACGCGGATGTGCCGACGCCGGTGGCGCGGCTGTCGGAAAGCGACTTCATCGAGCACGTCATGGCGGGACTCAACCGACTCACCGCGGGCCTCGACCGACCCCTGGTGTCCGTCGGGGTGACCACGTCGGGGCGGGTGAGCGGTGACGGTGTCGTCGACGCGCCGAACCTCGGCTGGCACGGTGTCGACGTCGCCGAGCGGCTGCGCTACCAGTTCTCCGTCCCCGTCGTCGTGTCCGCGGCGGTGCCCGCGATCCTCGGCTCCGAGATCCAGTCCGCGGACCTGCCCGCCGGTTCACCGGCGACGATGGCGCTGTTCGCCGACGACTCCCTCGGCGCCGCCATCGCCGACGACGACGGTGTCGCCCAGATCGCGCTGCCGCCGTCCGCGGAGGAGCTCAGCACCGCCGGCGTCCTGCAGGGGCGCTTCGAGTCCCTCTCCGAGGCCGTCCTCGTCGACGACGCCCGCCCACTGCTCGATGACCGCGCCCGCCGCCTGGGCACACTCGCCGCCAACCTGGCCCAGGAGCACCGGCCCGCCACCATCGTCGTCGCCGGCTCCGCCTTCATCGACGATCCGGCCGCCCCGAAACTCTTCGCCGGCGAGGTCCGCAACCGGCTGGGCGGGACCGGGGTGGAACTGCGCATGATCCCCACCCACCGGGAGATCGTCCGCGCCATCGCCCGGGCTGTCGCGCTCGACCAGCTGCTGCGCGAACCCCTCGGCCTGGTGTCGGTCGGATCACACTAG
- a CDS encoding GNAT family N-acetyltransferase produces the protein MDTLTIRREAEADIPAIRDLTSRAFVDKPYSDQREAEIVETLRDTDSLTFSFIAVKGPAVVGHIAASPVSISDGTGNWFGIGPISVDPATQGEGIGSQLMQRALDELEAMGAGGAVALGDPTFYRRFGLATRPGLTYPGFDPQYFLAVALADPDVPAGEVTYHPAFTG, from the coding sequence ATGGACACCCTGACGATCCGTCGCGAGGCCGAGGCCGACATCCCGGCCATCCGTGACCTGACCTCCCGCGCCTTCGTGGACAAGCCCTACTCGGACCAGCGGGAGGCCGAGATCGTCGAGACTCTCCGCGACACCGACTCGCTGACCTTCTCCTTCATCGCCGTCAAGGGGCCCGCCGTGGTCGGCCACATCGCCGCCTCTCCGGTGAGCATCTCCGACGGGACGGGCAACTGGTTCGGCATCGGCCCCATCAGCGTCGACCCCGCCACGCAGGGCGAGGGCATCGGATCGCAGCTCATGCAGCGTGCCCTCGACGAGCTCGAGGCGATGGGTGCCGGCGGGGCCGTGGCCCTCGGCGACCCGACGTTCTACCGGCGCTTCGGACTGGCCACCCGCCCGGGCCTGACCTACCCCGGGTTCGACCCGCAGTACTTCCTCGCCGTCGCCCTCGCCGACCCGGACGTCCCCGCCGGTGAGGTCACCTACCACCCGGCGTTCACCGGTTAA
- a CDS encoding four-helix bundle copper-binding protein has translation MSSTAEMLTTHLNNAGVDTSLLAATIEALNDCASTCTTCADACLSEDSVADLRACIRSDQDCADICTATARVLARFTGDNAVVVKQQLTTCITACSSCAEECEAHADHHEHCRVCAEACRRCEKACAELLGALP, from the coding sequence ATGAGCTCCACCGCCGAGATGCTGACCACCCACCTGAACAACGCCGGCGTTGACACGTCCCTGCTCGCCGCGACGATCGAGGCGCTCAATGACTGCGCCAGCACCTGCACCACCTGCGCCGACGCCTGCCTGTCCGAGGACTCCGTCGCCGACCTGCGCGCGTGCATCCGCAGTGACCAGGACTGCGCCGACATCTGCACCGCCACCGCCCGGGTGCTGGCACGCTTCACCGGTGACAACGCCGTGGTGGTCAAGCAGCAGCTGACCACCTGCATCACCGCCTGCTCCTCCTGCGCCGAGGAGTGCGAGGCCCACGCCGACCACCACGAGCACTGCCGGGTCTGCGCCGAGGCGTGTCGCCGCTGCGAGAAGGCGTGCGCCGAACTGCTCGGTGCCCTTCCGTGA
- a CDS encoding DNA-3-methyladenine glycosylase, translating to MIDFSAPADVVAPQLLGCTIMHGGVSVRLTEVEAYLGADDEAAHTFRGRTPRNAAMFGPPGRLYVYLSYGIHLAGNLVCAPAGTGHGCLMRAGEVVAGVDEAYRRRGDVPFHKLASGPGNLGKCLGLALADNGTPVDLSVRTAEPEWVAGPRIGISRNAEAPLRFWIPGDRTVSGRRGRPGRAGSGGDGYGGEGNVIAPTP from the coding sequence ATGATCGACTTCTCCGCTCCCGCCGACGTCGTCGCCCCGCAGTTGCTGGGGTGCACGATCATGCACGGCGGTGTCTCGGTCCGTCTCACGGAGGTCGAGGCCTACCTCGGTGCGGACGACGAGGCCGCGCACACCTTCCGCGGGCGGACCCCGCGCAACGCCGCCATGTTCGGCCCGCCGGGCAGGCTCTACGTGTACCTGTCCTACGGCATCCACCTGGCGGGCAATCTCGTGTGCGCGCCGGCGGGCACGGGGCACGGCTGCCTCATGCGGGCCGGTGAGGTGGTGGCCGGCGTGGACGAGGCGTATCGACGCCGCGGCGACGTCCCCTTCCACAAACTCGCCTCCGGCCCCGGGAACCTGGGCAAGTGCCTCGGCCTGGCGTTGGCGGACAACGGCACGCCCGTCGACCTCAGCGTCCGCACCGCGGAACCGGAGTGGGTGGCAGGACCGCGCATCGGCATCTCCCGCAACGCGGAGGCCCCGCTGCGCTTCTGGATCCCGGGTGACCGGACCGTCTCCGGTCGGCGCGGTCGGCCCGGTCGGGCAGGGTCCGGCGGAGACGGTTATGGTGGGGAGGGAAACGTGATCGCCCCCACACCGTGA
- the panC gene encoding pantoate--beta-alanine ligase has translation MQLLRAVAEAHAFRPVGSVGLVPTMGALHSGHGELVRLAAAENDHVVVSIFVNPLQFTDLGDCEDYRRYPRDLDRDVAFLEILGVDAVVAPSVEEMYPGGVPEVWVRSGTMGERLEGASRPGHFDGVTTVVAKLFALLAPDRAYFGEKDAQQLAIIERMVADLTLPVTVRPVPIIRGADGLAESSRNQHLTARAREQALVLPRTLATLAAGEVTVDEARARLAGAEGVELDHLEVVDPGTLLPVDHPGPGDLAVAAIHVGGTRLIDNRRL, from the coding sequence ATGCAGCTGCTGCGCGCCGTCGCCGAGGCCCACGCCTTCCGCCCGGTCGGCTCCGTCGGCCTCGTCCCCACCATGGGCGCCCTGCACTCCGGGCACGGCGAACTGGTCCGGCTCGCCGCCGCGGAGAATGACCACGTGGTGGTCAGCATCTTCGTCAACCCCCTGCAGTTCACCGACCTCGGCGACTGCGAGGACTACCGCCGCTACCCGCGCGACCTCGACCGGGACGTCGCCTTCCTGGAGATCCTCGGAGTCGACGCCGTCGTCGCCCCGTCGGTCGAGGAGATGTACCCCGGCGGGGTCCCGGAGGTGTGGGTCCGTTCCGGCACCATGGGCGAGCGCCTCGAGGGCGCCAGCCGTCCCGGGCATTTCGACGGCGTGACCACCGTGGTGGCCAAACTCTTCGCCCTGCTCGCCCCGGACCGGGCCTACTTCGGGGAGAAGGACGCCCAGCAGCTGGCCATCATCGAGCGCATGGTCGCCGATCTCACCCTGCCGGTGACCGTCCGGCCGGTCCCGATCATCCGCGGCGCGGACGGCCTGGCCGAATCCAGCCGAAACCAGCACCTGACCGCACGGGCACGGGAGCAGGCACTGGTCCTGCCCCGGACCCTGGCCACCCTCGCGGCCGGTGAGGTGACGGTCGATGAGGCCCGCGCCCGCCTCGCCGGGGCGGAGGGTGTCGAGCTCGACCATCTCGAGGTCGTCGACCCCGGCACCCTCCTGCCGGTGGATCACCCCGGCCCGGGGGATCTGGCGGTGGCGGCGATCCACGTGGGTGGGACCAGGTTGATCGACAACCGTCGGCTCTAG
- a CDS encoding DUF885 domain-containing protein, giving the protein MSSETAVTSANSTANSTDLDTEPRTPSLLDASCEGFVYDLAALSPTDATAWGIPGHDGELQDFSPDYWGAVADRTREMIADVDAFDDGTDESDDEDDFDEVDHVTAAVLRDRLCLDLDLHHHGENLAMLNNIASPVQTIRDTLILMPSDTPEQIDAIRSRLSKVEAALAGYRESLSEASGHGHVAPLRQIDELTSQCGDLADSNSLLDSLGVDPDSAEVHSAKQAFADMADWLSEQLATHAPREDAVGRERYQRFSHLFVGDTVDLDEAYSWGLERLREITAEQQAIARQLYGEDTTPRKAFRKLDAEERYTLHGTDELIEWMQETADRAVADLHGSAFDIPEQVRTIECRIDPAGTGGIFYTPPSDDFTRPGRMWWSVPKAQDTFHTWQELTTVFHEGVPGHHLQIGQTLVERDKLNLWRRVACWNSGHGEGWALYAEQLMAELGYHEDPGTRMGLLDAQRLRAARVVLDIGVHLGKKVPEGTGIWDASYAKSFLRENSAMDEANLRFELNRYLGWPGQAPSYALGQRLWQQTRDEAVAQGQSVRDFHRRALSLGSIPMSILRQQVLD; this is encoded by the coding sequence ATGAGTTCCGAGACCGCTGTGACCTCAGCGAATTCGACGGCGAATTCCACCGACCTGGACACCGAACCGCGTACTCCGTCGCTGCTGGACGCCTCCTGCGAGGGATTCGTCTACGACCTCGCGGCCCTGAGCCCCACCGACGCCACCGCCTGGGGCATCCCCGGCCACGACGGCGAACTGCAGGACTTCTCCCCCGACTACTGGGGTGCCGTCGCCGACCGCACCCGCGAGATGATCGCCGACGTCGACGCCTTCGACGACGGCACCGACGAATCCGATGACGAGGACGACTTCGACGAGGTCGACCACGTCACCGCCGCCGTCCTCCGCGACCGCCTCTGCCTCGACCTGGACCTGCACCACCACGGTGAGAACCTCGCGATGCTCAACAACATCGCCTCCCCCGTCCAGACGATCCGCGACACCCTCATCCTCATGCCCTCGGACACCCCCGAGCAGATCGACGCCATCCGCTCCCGCCTGTCCAAGGTCGAGGCCGCCCTCGCCGGCTACCGCGAATCCCTCTCCGAGGCCTCCGGCCACGGCCACGTCGCCCCCCTGCGCCAGATCGACGAACTGACCTCCCAGTGCGGTGACCTCGCCGACTCCAACTCCCTCCTGGACAGCCTCGGCGTCGACCCCGACTCCGCCGAGGTCCATTCCGCCAAGCAGGCCTTCGCCGACATGGCCGACTGGCTCTCCGAGCAGCTGGCCACCCACGCCCCCCGCGAGGACGCCGTCGGCCGCGAGCGCTACCAGCGCTTCTCCCACCTCTTCGTCGGCGACACCGTCGACCTCGACGAGGCCTACTCCTGGGGACTCGAGCGCCTCCGCGAGATCACCGCCGAGCAGCAGGCCATCGCCCGCCAGCTCTACGGCGAGGACACCACCCCGCGCAAGGCCTTCCGCAAGCTCGACGCCGAGGAGCGCTACACCCTCCACGGCACCGACGAACTCATCGAATGGATGCAGGAGACCGCCGACCGCGCCGTCGCCGACCTCCACGGCAGCGCCTTCGACATCCCGGAACAGGTCCGCACCATCGAGTGCCGGATCGACCCGGCCGGCACCGGCGGCATCTTCTACACCCCGCCGTCCGACGACTTCACCCGCCCGGGCCGCATGTGGTGGTCCGTGCCCAAGGCGCAGGACACCTTCCACACCTGGCAGGAACTGACCACCGTCTTCCACGAGGGAGTCCCCGGCCACCACCTGCAGATCGGCCAGACCCTCGTCGAGCGCGACAAGCTCAACCTCTGGCGCCGCGTCGCCTGCTGGAACTCCGGCCACGGTGAGGGTTGGGCCCTCTACGCCGAGCAGCTCATGGCCGAACTCGGCTACCACGAGGACCCGGGCACCCGCATGGGGCTTCTCGACGCCCAGCGGCTCCGCGCCGCCCGCGTCGTCCTCGACATCGGCGTCCACCTGGGCAAGAAGGTGCCCGAGGGCACCGGCATCTGGGACGCCTCCTACGCCAAGTCCTTCCTCCGGGAGAACTCCGCCATGGACGAGGCCAACCTGCGTTTCGAGCTCAACCGCTACCTCGGCTGGCCCGGCCAGGCCCCCTCCTACGCCCTCGGCCAGCGGCTGTGGCAGCAGACCCGCGACGAGGCCGTCGCGCAGGGCCAGTCCGTCCGCGACTTCCACCGCCGCGCGCTCTCCCTCGGCTCGATCCCGATGTCGATCCTGCGCCAGCAGGTCCTCGACTGA
- a CDS encoding DUF1801 domain-containing protein, with amino-acid sequence MSTSFDSIPGVGRPARDALTLAGYRDLESLDGVAWAEVLELHGVGKRGLERIQAALQEKGLGMAGAPAPEERKAEWTRGNTGDNAPDLKTHATDQSPEQFVESLDTPRRVEHGRLLLEILHRATGAEPVMWGPSMIGYGQTHYRYATGREGDTFHVGFSPRKAKISLYGLQGLPRSEELLAKLGKHQAAVSCVYVNKPEDIDLAVLEELIAHAWQTPPQAC; translated from the coding sequence ATGAGCACCTCCTTCGACTCCATTCCGGGTGTCGGCCGCCCCGCCCGGGACGCACTCACTCTCGCCGGGTACCGCGATCTCGAGTCTCTCGACGGAGTGGCGTGGGCGGAGGTGCTGGAGCTGCACGGCGTCGGAAAGCGCGGACTGGAGCGGATCCAGGCGGCCCTGCAGGAGAAGGGTCTGGGGATGGCGGGCGCCCCCGCGCCGGAGGAGCGGAAGGCCGAGTGGACCCGCGGCAACACCGGCGACAACGCCCCGGACCTGAAGACGCACGCCACCGACCAGTCACCGGAGCAGTTCGTCGAGAGCCTGGACACCCCGCGCCGGGTCGAGCACGGGCGGCTGCTCCTGGAGATCCTCCACCGCGCCACCGGCGCGGAACCGGTGATGTGGGGACCGAGCATGATCGGCTACGGGCAGACCCACTACCGCTACGCCACCGGGCGGGAGGGCGACACCTTCCACGTCGGGTTCAGCCCGCGCAAGGCGAAGATCTCCCTCTACGGGCTGCAGGGGCTGCCCCGCTCCGAGGAACTGCTGGCGAAACTGGGCAAGCACCAGGCGGCCGTGTCCTGTGTTTACGTGAACAAGCCGGAGGACATCGACCTCGCGGTGCTGGAGGAACTCATCGCCCACGCCTGGCAGACCCCGCCGCAGGCATGCTGA
- a CDS encoding MFS transporter — protein MSFRDLFADTRPLQVPAYRRLWTANIATTIGAQLTVVAVPAQIYTLTGSSAYVGLTGLFGLVPLIIFGLYGGSIADSLDKRLVLVGSTLGMILTAVMFWALTWSGNTNVWWLLWTFSLQQAFFAVNQPTRTAVNRAILPLDQLPAGASLNMMLMQAGAIVGPLVAGALIPFIGFSWLYFLDALLLLPTLGAVLALPALAPKEVGQKAGVHSVVDGLRYLWGQPILLVAMLLDLIAMVFGMPRALYPEIAADRFGETEPGIMLALLYSSMAVGAVLGGVLSGWVSRVVRQGLAVMVCIVVWGAAVVVAGLGVMLSPGTVTIFAWLVVLMLVVGGAADMFSASLRTAILQQSAAEHVQGRIQGVYIVVVVGGPRLADVLHGWAAGPFGVGMATLIGGVLVVVGTAVCALVVPSFSRYTRPGPDTVDSTAPTN, from the coding sequence GTGAGCTTCCGTGATCTCTTCGCCGACACCCGACCGCTGCAGGTACCGGCCTACCGCCGGTTGTGGACGGCGAACATCGCGACGACGATCGGGGCGCAGCTCACGGTCGTGGCGGTGCCGGCGCAGATCTACACGCTCACCGGTTCCAGTGCGTATGTCGGGCTGACGGGCCTGTTCGGGCTGGTCCCGCTCATCATCTTCGGCCTTTACGGCGGGTCGATCGCGGACAGCCTGGACAAGCGGCTCGTCCTCGTCGGTTCGACCCTGGGGATGATCCTCACGGCCGTGATGTTCTGGGCGTTGACGTGGTCGGGCAACACGAACGTGTGGTGGTTGTTGTGGACCTTCTCGCTGCAGCAGGCGTTCTTCGCGGTCAACCAGCCGACGCGGACGGCGGTGAACCGGGCGATCCTGCCGCTGGATCAGCTGCCGGCGGGTGCGAGCCTCAACATGATGCTCATGCAGGCCGGTGCGATCGTCGGCCCGCTGGTCGCGGGTGCACTCATCCCGTTCATCGGTTTCTCGTGGCTGTACTTCCTCGACGCGCTGCTCCTGCTGCCCACGCTCGGGGCGGTGCTGGCCCTGCCGGCGCTGGCGCCGAAGGAGGTCGGGCAGAAGGCGGGCGTGCACTCGGTGGTGGACGGCCTGCGGTACCTGTGGGGTCAGCCGATCCTGCTGGTGGCGATGCTGCTGGATCTCATCGCGATGGTGTTCGGCATGCCGCGGGCGTTGTATCCGGAGATCGCGGCGGACCGGTTCGGGGAGACGGAGCCGGGCATCATGCTCGCTCTCCTCTATTCCTCCATGGCGGTGGGTGCGGTGCTCGGCGGTGTGTTGTCGGGGTGGGTGTCCCGGGTGGTGCGGCAGGGCCTGGCGGTGATGGTGTGCATCGTCGTCTGGGGCGCGGCGGTCGTGGTGGCGGGCCTGGGTGTCATGCTCAGCCCGGGGACGGTGACGATCTTCGCCTGGTTGGTGGTGCTCATGCTCGTCGTGGGTGGGGCGGCGGACATGTTCTCGGCGTCGTTGCGCACGGCGATTCTGCAGCAGTCGGCGGCGGAGCATGTGCAGGGCCGGATCCAAGGCGTGTACATCGTCGTGGTGGTCGGCGGGCCGCGGTTGGCGGATGTCCTGCACGGGTGGGCGGCGGGGCCGTTCGGTGTGGGCATGGCCACGCTCATCGGTGGCGTGCTGGTCGTCGTGGGGACGGCGGTGTGCGCGCTGGTGGTGCCGTCGTTCAGCCGGTATACCCGGCCCGGGCCGGACACGGTCGACTCCACCGCCCCGACGAACTGA
- a CDS encoding TIGR00730 family Rossman fold protein: MDSVAPGHITSVAVYCGSSHGARSSYTRAAREMGAGLAARGLRLIYGGGAVGLMGEVASAVVEKQGAVTGVIPKQLLDLELAHPGVTDLEVVDTMAQRKTRMEQLADAFVALPGGAGTLEELFEVLTMQQLGHIRGPVALCNTDDFWDPQVAMLERATAEGFLQPKYVESLIVENSPADVLDAFATWSAPGGKWEPGNVPGYTDLS, translated from the coding sequence ATGGATTCCGTCGCGCCGGGGCACATCACATCGGTGGCCGTCTACTGTGGCTCCTCCCACGGGGCCCGTTCCTCCTATACCCGGGCGGCGCGGGAGATGGGCGCCGGACTGGCGGCCCGGGGCCTGCGCCTCATCTACGGCGGTGGTGCGGTGGGGCTCATGGGGGAGGTGGCGAGCGCGGTCGTCGAGAAGCAGGGGGCGGTGACCGGCGTCATCCCCAAGCAGCTGCTCGACCTCGAACTCGCCCACCCCGGCGTCACCGACCTCGAGGTCGTGGACACCATGGCGCAACGCAAGACCCGCATGGAACAGCTTGCCGACGCCTTCGTGGCCCTGCCCGGCGGCGCCGGCACCCTGGAGGAACTCTTCGAGGTCCTCACCATGCAGCAGCTCGGCCACATCCGCGGCCCCGTCGCCCTGTGCAACACCGACGACTTCTGGGACCCCCAGGTGGCCATGCTCGAACGCGCCACCGCGGAGGGCTTCCTCCAACCCAAGTACGTCGAGTCGCTCATCGTGGAGAATTCCCCGGCGGACGTCCTCGACGCCTTCGCCACCTGGAGCGCACCCGGCGGAAAGTGGGAACCGGGCAACGTCCCCGGCTACACTGACCTGTCATGA